Proteins found in one Aneurinibacillus uraniidurans genomic segment:
- a CDS encoding acyltransferase family protein translates to MIFIKNKRIEWIDIAKGIAIILVVIGHSPATNGIKTFIYGFHIPLFFFLSGFVFNPQKFSNSTEFFKNKIKTIVMPYLIFSLIEYLIYVLWENSIYNTNYYAYSIFKGILYASADTLKMYPVLWFLPCLFVVQCAFFLLVKINGKKTYLIISLITFSIVGFLYSQYSTVRLPWFIDSSLTAVVFYGIGFIYKTYDFYLESKLSAYYTELLIGSFALLYFCTFMNTTVDMFGLVYNNYFFYYTSAISGILFCIVLSKLINHSKTLTYLGKNTMLIFVFHVNMFNIVNYILGYIRNTYSIQFTVVLSAKWSLFYTSLSIILLIPVIIITSKLSRALKNSRTTKHVKDMVRF, encoded by the coding sequence GTGATATTTATAAAAAACAAACGTATTGAATGGATAGACATTGCGAAAGGTATCGCAATTATTCTTGTGGTAATTGGACATTCCCCAGCCACGAACGGTATAAAAACATTCATATATGGCTTTCACATACCACTATTTTTTTTCTTGTCTGGTTTCGTATTTAACCCACAAAAATTTAGTAATTCAACAGAATTTTTCAAAAACAAAATCAAGACAATAGTAATGCCTTATTTGATATTTTCATTAATAGAGTATTTAATATATGTCTTATGGGAAAATAGTATTTACAATACTAATTACTATGCTTACTCTATTTTCAAAGGCATATTATATGCGTCTGCCGATACACTTAAAATGTACCCAGTACTATGGTTTTTGCCATGCTTGTTTGTAGTTCAATGTGCCTTTTTCTTGCTCGTTAAGATTAATGGAAAAAAAACTTACTTAATCATAAGTCTTATCACGTTTTCAATTGTCGGGTTCCTTTATAGCCAATATTCTACAGTTAGATTGCCTTGGTTTATTGACTCCTCGTTAACAGCAGTGGTGTTTTATGGTATTGGTTTTATATACAAAACATATGATTTCTACCTCGAATCAAAATTATCAGCGTATTATACAGAACTGCTGATAGGATCCTTTGCATTGCTTTATTTTTGTACGTTTATGAACACTACTGTAGACATGTTCGGATTGGTCTATAATAATTATTTCTTTTACTACACATCCGCTATATCTGGAATTTTATTTTGCATAGTACTATCAAAGCTAATAAATCACTCAAAAACGCTAACTTACCTTGGTAAAAACACTATGTTAATATTTGTATTCCATGTAAATATGTTTAATATTGTTAATTATATATTGGGTTACATAAGAAACACTTACAGCATACAGTTTACAGTTGTACTTTCAGCAAAATGGTCGTTATTTTATACATCTCTTAGTATAATTTTATTGATACCTGTAATTATTATAACTAGTAAGTTATCACGTGCGCTCAAAAATTCTCGTACTACAAAACACGTTAAAGATATGGTCAGATTCTAG
- a CDS encoding Lrp/AsnC family transcriptional regulator: MEREKQRELLHILEENGRRSAETIATMLGTSIEEVKETIEKLEKEKIIIKYPAIVNWEKVDENDLVTAMIDVKVTPKREVGFDEIAERIYRFPEVQSVYLMSGAYDLSVVIEGKTMRQVAQFVSEKLSALDSVISTTTHFILKKYKHDGVILEKPEDDKRMVVTP; encoded by the coding sequence ATGGAGAGAGAGAAACAGCGCGAACTGCTCCATATTCTGGAGGAAAATGGGCGGCGTTCCGCAGAAACAATTGCAACAATGCTTGGTACATCGATTGAAGAAGTGAAGGAAACGATCGAAAAGCTGGAGAAGGAAAAAATTATTATTAAGTATCCAGCGATTGTGAACTGGGAGAAAGTTGACGAAAATGATCTCGTAACAGCTATGATTGATGTGAAAGTAACACCGAAGCGTGAAGTAGGTTTCGACGAAATTGCCGAACGCATCTACCGTTTTCCAGAAGTACAATCGGTATATTTAATGTCTGGTGCGTATGACTTATCGGTTGTAATCGAAGGGAAAACAATGCGCCAGGTTGCTCAGTTCGTATCCGAGAAGCTGTCAGCTCTTGATTCCGTTATTTCCACAACAACACACTTCATTCTCAAAAAATACAAACACGATGGTGTAATTCTTGAGAAGCCAGAAGATGACAAAAGGATGGTTGTAACCCCATGA
- a CDS encoding glycosyltransferase family 4 protein: protein MESYMDYLNGLYGFIAALVVTVVATPLVKAFAIRIGAVDKPNHRKVHQRLMPRLGGLAIYIGFALAYMFFIPSSKETFGIFLGGSIIVLVGALDDRFELSPKVKLLGQIIAALVVVWYGLRIEFINLPFEGTLNFDWIAIPITILWMIGITNAVNLIDGLDGLAAGVSGIATAAMMIMALIMGNTIVAIYCMILLGGIIGFLFYNFHPAKIFMGDTGALFLGFNLAALSIMGFKYVTLFSIIPILILGVPLSDTAFAMLRRFLNKKPISVADKEHLHHCLLALGLSHRNTVLVIYGISIMFATAAIVFSQSTLWGAGLLIATLLFVLQLGAELIGWLGEKKKPLLNTARRIRQMRAGK from the coding sequence ATGGAGAGTTACATGGATTATCTGAACGGACTGTACGGGTTTATTGCCGCGCTTGTCGTGACGGTTGTTGCAACTCCGCTTGTGAAAGCTTTTGCGATCCGTATCGGCGCCGTAGATAAACCCAATCATCGCAAAGTTCACCAGCGATTGATGCCGCGCCTTGGTGGTCTGGCGATCTATATTGGTTTTGCACTAGCCTATATGTTTTTCATCCCTTCATCTAAAGAAACATTTGGCATCTTTCTGGGCGGCAGTATTATCGTCCTCGTCGGTGCTTTGGATGATCGGTTTGAATTGTCTCCGAAGGTAAAATTATTAGGACAAATTATCGCCGCACTTGTCGTTGTATGGTACGGGCTGCGGATTGAATTTATTAACTTGCCGTTTGAAGGCACACTTAATTTTGACTGGATTGCGATTCCGATCACGATTCTCTGGATGATTGGGATTACGAACGCGGTTAACTTGATTGATGGTCTAGATGGTTTGGCTGCCGGTGTATCCGGTATTGCGACGGCTGCAATGATGATCATGGCCCTGATTATGGGCAACACGATCGTTGCGATTTACTGTATGATTCTACTGGGTGGGATTATCGGCTTCCTGTTCTATAATTTCCATCCGGCGAAGATTTTTATGGGTGATACCGGGGCGTTGTTTCTTGGCTTTAACCTGGCGGCGCTTTCGATTATGGGCTTTAAGTATGTGACGCTGTTCTCGATTATCCCAATTTTGATTCTTGGGGTTCCGCTTTCTGATACGGCATTTGCGATGCTGCGACGCTTCTTGAACAAGAAGCCGATCTCGGTTGCGGATAAGGAGCACCTGCATCACTGCTTGCTTGCCCTTGGCTTGTCGCACCGCAATACGGTGCTTGTCATTTATGGCATCAGCATTATGTTTGCAACAGCGGCCATTGTTTTCTCGCAGTCAACGCTGTGGGGGGCGGGCCTGCTTATTGCGACGCTGCTGTTTGTACTGCAACTTGGGGCCGAGTTGATCGGCTGGCTGGGTGAGAAGAAGAAGCCGCTGCTGAATACGGCGCGGAGAATCCGGCAGATGAGAGCGGGTAAGTAA
- a CDS encoding rod shape-determining protein, producing MLGKDIGIDLGTANVVIYVRGRGVVLDEPSVVAIDSVTKRVLAVGEEARRMVGRTPGNIVAIRPLRDGVIADFDITEAMLNHFIKKIGIKGFMARPRILICTPTNITSVEQKAIREAAQRCGAREVFLEEEPKVAAVGAGMDIFQPYGNMVVDMGGGTTDVAVLSMGDIVTASSIKAAGDKCDLAIMKYIKEKYKLLIGERTAEDIKIQIGTVFPGLRTDSIDIRGRDMVSGLPQTVTITSEEVCTALQEIAQAIVLASKGVLERTPPELSADIIDHGIMLTGGGAQLHGLDRLLAEELKVPVMIAEQPMACVAVGTGLMLENLDKSPQNRRKKKIFS from the coding sequence ATGTTAGGCAAAGATATAGGAATTGATTTAGGAACGGCCAACGTCGTCATTTATGTCCGGGGGCGCGGCGTTGTGCTTGATGAACCTTCAGTCGTAGCCATTGACAGTGTTACGAAGCGGGTGCTTGCTGTAGGGGAAGAAGCACGCCGTATGGTTGGACGTACGCCAGGCAACATTGTAGCGATTCGTCCGCTTCGAGATGGGGTAATTGCGGATTTTGACATTACAGAAGCAATGCTGAATCATTTTATTAAAAAAATCGGGATCAAAGGATTCATGGCTCGGCCGCGTATCTTGATCTGTACACCTACGAATATCACATCAGTAGAGCAAAAAGCAATTCGGGAAGCAGCGCAGCGATGCGGAGCAAGAGAAGTGTTCCTCGAAGAAGAACCAAAAGTAGCCGCTGTGGGAGCCGGTATGGATATTTTTCAACCGTATGGAAACATGGTAGTAGATATGGGCGGTGGAACAACCGATGTTGCTGTACTCTCTATGGGAGACATCGTCACCGCCTCTTCCATTAAAGCGGCCGGGGACAAATGTGACCTTGCTATTATGAAATACATTAAAGAGAAGTACAAGCTTCTCATCGGCGAACGCACAGCTGAAGATATTAAAATTCAGATCGGAACGGTATTTCCGGGATTGCGTACGGACTCGATCGATATACGCGGCCGCGACATGGTATCAGGTCTGCCACAGACTGTTACAATTACGTCAGAAGAAGTATGTACGGCGCTACAAGAAATTGCACAGGCTATTGTCCTCGCATCCAAAGGCGTGCTAGAACGCACACCACCAGAACTCTCGGCAGATATCATTGATCATGGAATCATGCTGACAGGTGGAGGCGCACAGCTGCACGGACTTGATCGTCTGCTAGCAGAAGAGTTGAAAGTGCCGGTAATGATCGCCGAACAACCGATGGCCTGCGTAGCAGTAGGAACGGGCCTTATGCTGGAAAATCTGGACAAGTCTCCCCAGAATAGGAGAAAGAAAAAGATTTTTTCATAG
- a CDS encoding aminotransferase: MSMQQMTTNQRLSRTIQQIPPSGIRRFFELASSMEGVVSLGVGEPDFVTPWHMREAAITSLERGYTAYTSNSGMYELREEICRYLSSSFGVGYNPNNEVLITVGASEGIDIALRALLDPGDEVLVVEPCYVSYDPVVRLAGGVPVAVRTSLEDQFKLTPEQLEAQITDRTKAIIFCFPNNPTGSIMTKEELNALARVIEKHDLIVISDEIYAELTYDTDHTSFASLPGMKDRTILLSGFSKAFAMTGWRIGYAAGPEDIIQAMVKIHQYTMLCAPIMGQVAALEALRHGMDEKDRMVESYRQRRNYIVKAFEQIGLTCHKPEGAFYAFPSIASSGMTAEDFAEKLILEQKVAVVPGGVFGDGGALHIRCSYATSMENLEIAIERIDQFLQKHK; the protein is encoded by the coding sequence ATGAGTATGCAGCAGATGACGACCAACCAGAGATTATCCCGTACCATTCAGCAGATCCCGCCGTCTGGTATTCGCCGCTTTTTCGAGCTGGCATCTTCCATGGAAGGGGTCGTGTCACTTGGTGTAGGGGAGCCGGATTTTGTAACCCCATGGCACATGCGGGAAGCTGCGATTACGTCGCTTGAACGCGGCTATACTGCTTATACGTCGAATAGCGGGATGTATGAGCTGCGCGAAGAAATCTGTCGGTATTTGTCCTCTTCATTCGGTGTCGGCTACAATCCGAATAACGAAGTATTGATTACCGTCGGAGCAAGTGAAGGCATCGATATCGCGTTGCGTGCCTTGCTTGACCCGGGTGATGAAGTACTCGTTGTAGAGCCGTGTTACGTATCGTATGATCCGGTCGTTCGCCTTGCAGGGGGCGTGCCGGTAGCGGTCCGCACCTCGCTTGAGGATCAGTTCAAGCTAACACCAGAGCAGCTCGAAGCACAGATTACAGACCGGACTAAGGCGATCATTTTCTGCTTCCCGAACAACCCAACTGGCTCAATTATGACAAAAGAAGAGCTGAACGCATTAGCGCGGGTAATTGAGAAGCATGATCTGATTGTGATTTCAGATGAAATTTATGCAGAACTCACGTATGACACAGATCATACAAGCTTCGCTTCACTTCCGGGGATGAAAGATCGGACGATTCTATTGTCCGGTTTCTCTAAAGCTTTCGCAATGACCGGCTGGCGTATCGGGTACGCAGCAGGGCCAGAAGATATTATTCAGGCGATGGTCAAAATTCACCAGTATACGATGCTATGCGCACCGATTATGGGGCAGGTAGCGGCTCTTGAAGCATTGCGCCATGGAATGGATGAGAAAGATCGCATGGTAGAAAGCTACCGTCAGCGTCGCAACTACATTGTCAAAGCATTCGAGCAGATCGGATTGACCTGTCACAAGCCGGAAGGGGCATTTTATGCGTTCCCATCGATTGCGTCATCCGGTATGACGGCAGAAGACTTCGCAGAGAAGCTGATTCTGGAGCAAAAAGTGGCGGTTGTGCCAGGAGGCGTATTCGGGGATGGCGGTGCGCTGCACATCCGTTGTTCATATGCGACATCGATGGAGAATTTAGAGATTGCGATTGAGCGGATCGATCAGTTTTTACAGAAGCATAAATAA
- a CDS encoding WecB/TagA/CpsF family glycosyltransferase produces MTIQKRVRILQVPFLSMTRQETADYLAQRIQQEDRMQVVTANPEIVMLGRENPSYMNLLQQADVITPDGIGVVLASRWIGEPLPERVAGYELLHTLMEHANEHGWRYVLVGASPASCTGAAETLQRMYPQAHCAGHFDGYFTPEQEADILASIREARPELLFVGLGAPRQEEWIARHLATLPVNLAMGVGGSLDVLSGTVARAPEIWQKLNLEWLYRLLSQPKRWRRQLLLPKFALSVLWNQVILRKK; encoded by the coding sequence ATGACTATACAGAAGCGGGTACGAATTCTGCAGGTGCCGTTCCTTTCGATGACGCGTCAGGAAACCGCAGACTATCTGGCCCAACGCATTCAGCAGGAAGACCGAATGCAGGTTGTAACAGCGAACCCGGAGATTGTGATGCTCGGGCGCGAGAATCCGTCTTATATGAACCTACTGCAGCAGGCAGATGTGATTACACCAGACGGGATTGGAGTGGTACTGGCCTCCCGCTGGATCGGGGAGCCACTTCCCGAGCGCGTGGCAGGCTATGAATTGCTGCATACGTTGATGGAGCATGCCAATGAGCATGGCTGGAGGTATGTACTCGTCGGGGCGTCTCCTGCATCGTGCACAGGAGCAGCGGAAACACTACAAAGAATGTATCCACAGGCGCACTGTGCAGGTCATTTTGACGGGTATTTCACACCGGAGCAGGAAGCCGATATTCTCGCAAGCATTCGAGAGGCCAGACCGGAGCTTCTGTTTGTAGGGTTAGGAGCGCCGCGTCAGGAAGAATGGATTGCTCGCCATCTCGCAACATTGCCGGTTAATCTCGCAATGGGTGTCGGGGGGAGTCTGGACGTGCTGTCCGGTACAGTAGCACGTGCACCAGAGATATGGCAGAAGCTGAATTTGGAATGGTTATACCGCCTGCTTTCTCAGCCGAAGCGGTGGAGAAGACAGCTGTTGCTGCCGAAGTTCGCTTTATCGGTGCTGTGGAATCAGGTCATACTACGCAAGAAATAA
- a CDS encoding DNA-directed RNA polymerase subunit beta → MMPEQSRPSGASTAQARQASAAPQRKKRRDYAPLLARIMLIPFLLLIALVAGAITGYSILGKGSAVDVFDLHTWKHMYDLVFS, encoded by the coding sequence ATGATGCCAGAACAAAGCAGGCCATCAGGAGCTTCGACAGCGCAGGCCCGGCAAGCAAGTGCGGCACCGCAGCGTAAGAAACGTCGGGACTACGCTCCGCTGCTCGCACGAATTATGCTCATTCCCTTTTTGTTGCTTATTGCACTGGTTGCGGGAGCGATTACGGGCTATAGCATTTTGGGAAAAGGGTCTGCAGTAGATGTATTTGATCTGCACACCTGGAAACATATGTATGATTTAGTGTTCAGTTAA
- a CDS encoding glucose-6-phosphate isomerase, producing MDKKITFDYSGAIPFFSQHELDFSLPQVKQAHEMIHNRTGPGSDYLDWVEWPLTYDWEEYERIKQISTVIREQAEVLLIVGVGGSYLGARAAIEMLCPAFYNQLPREKRKGPEVYFIGHHLSSHYLAQLLEVIQDKNVYVNVISKSGTTLEPALAFRLLRDFMEKKYGKAGARMRIIATTDRKKGVLKQLADLEGYETLTVPDGIGGRYSVLTSVGLLPMAVAGIDIDEVMRGAADGVESYREADLTYNPAYQYAALRQLLYRKGKTIELLASYTPSLQYVAEWWKQLFGESEGKDGKGMFPASIQFTTDLHSIGQYVQEGHRHLIETTLWIEKSATQVTIPSLGDNLDNLHYLSGTTFHEVNEKACKATIQAHVAGGVPNLKVSLPEASPYYFGQMVYFFQKACAMSGYMLGVNPFDQPGVEVYKEEMRNLLNKNQATLNR from the coding sequence TTGGACAAAAAAATCACATTTGATTACAGCGGTGCTATACCGTTTTTTTCACAACATGAATTAGATTTTTCACTGCCACAAGTCAAGCAAGCGCATGAGATGATCCACAATCGCACAGGGCCTGGTAGTGACTATCTAGACTGGGTAGAATGGCCGCTTACATATGATTGGGAAGAATACGAGCGTATCAAGCAGATCAGCACAGTAATTCGCGAACAAGCGGAGGTACTGTTGATTGTTGGCGTAGGAGGCTCGTATCTGGGCGCACGCGCTGCGATTGAAATGCTGTGCCCGGCTTTTTATAATCAACTTCCACGGGAAAAACGAAAGGGGCCAGAAGTTTATTTTATAGGCCATCATCTAAGCTCTCATTATCTCGCGCAACTGCTAGAAGTCATTCAAGATAAAAATGTATATGTAAACGTCATCTCCAAATCGGGAACCACGCTGGAACCAGCGCTTGCTTTCCGCTTGCTACGTGACTTCATGGAGAAGAAGTACGGGAAAGCAGGTGCACGTATGCGTATTATTGCAACCACAGATCGAAAGAAAGGTGTACTTAAGCAACTTGCTGACTTGGAAGGATATGAAACGCTCACGGTACCGGATGGAATTGGTGGACGGTATTCGGTTCTTACATCAGTCGGACTTCTTCCGATGGCGGTAGCCGGGATTGATATTGATGAAGTGATGCGTGGAGCTGCGGATGGGGTAGAGTCCTATCGGGAGGCAGATCTCACCTATAACCCAGCTTATCAGTATGCTGCGCTTCGTCAGCTTTTGTATCGTAAAGGAAAAACGATTGAACTTCTGGCCAGCTATACGCCTTCCCTGCAGTATGTAGCGGAATGGTGGAAGCAGTTGTTCGGGGAAAGTGAAGGGAAAGATGGGAAAGGAATGTTTCCGGCTAGCATTCAGTTCACCACCGATCTTCACTCGATCGGTCAGTATGTACAGGAGGGGCATCGTCACTTAATAGAGACTACGCTCTGGATAGAGAAGTCTGCTACACAAGTGACGATCCCTAGCTTAGGAGATAATCTAGACAATTTACATTATCTTTCAGGTACGACGTTTCATGAAGTGAATGAAAAAGCGTGTAAGGCGACGATTCAAGCACATGTCGCAGGCGGTGTGCCGAATCTGAAAGTGAGCCTTCCGGAAGCCTCGCCGTATTATTTTGGGCAGATGGTCTATTTCTTTCAGAAAGCATGTGCGATGAGTGGATATATGCTGGGTGTAAACCCATTTGACCAGCCGGGTGTGGAAGTGTATAAGGAAGAGATGAGGAATCTACTAAATAAGAATCAGGCCACTCTAAATAGGTAG
- a CDS encoding flagellar hook-basal body protein, translating into MLRGLDAAASGMIANQARQDALTNNLANVNTPGYKTDNAAFRSFPEVLIERIRDTGGGAMEGLGAKQVLGQITHGVYNQELVPNFAQGDAYETEDPLNFSLEDGMLAPQVIDGRSVQPRTFFKVQKPGENGGAPEIFYTRSGNWKMNAAGYLATPEGYQVLDANNQPINVRALLGTQPLSKKTLVVTPQGQLTAPLSPGSQPVQLGLVRVDNPALTMVKEADTTFRYTGAGQPVAFNPVRDTAVSIRQGYLERSNVDAGRTMMDMMNVIRSYEANQKVLSAYDTTLQKLAEVARV; encoded by the coding sequence ATGTTGCGCGGTTTAGACGCTGCAGCGTCCGGGATGATTGCGAATCAGGCGCGTCAGGACGCATTAACGAACAATCTTGCGAACGTGAATACGCCAGGTTACAAAACAGATAACGCAGCATTTCGCTCGTTTCCGGAAGTGTTAATTGAGCGCATTCGGGATACGGGTGGTGGTGCGATGGAAGGGCTTGGTGCCAAACAGGTTCTTGGTCAGATTACACATGGGGTGTACAATCAAGAACTCGTGCCGAATTTTGCGCAGGGCGATGCGTACGAAACGGAAGACCCACTGAATTTTTCACTGGAAGACGGGATGCTTGCTCCGCAGGTGATTGATGGTCGAAGCGTCCAGCCGCGTACATTTTTTAAGGTACAGAAGCCAGGTGAGAACGGTGGAGCACCAGAAATTTTCTACACGCGAAGCGGGAACTGGAAGATGAATGCGGCCGGATATTTGGCTACACCGGAAGGATACCAGGTGCTTGACGCCAATAACCAGCCGATTAATGTGCGGGCACTACTTGGTACGCAGCCGCTGTCGAAGAAGACGCTTGTTGTCACCCCTCAGGGTCAGCTAACAGCACCGCTCAGTCCAGGATCACAGCCGGTGCAGCTTGGGCTTGTACGGGTGGATAATCCAGCGCTTACCATGGTGAAAGAGGCGGATACCACGTTCCGTTACACAGGAGCAGGCCAGCCAGTCGCATTTAATCCGGTGCGTGATACTGCTGTTTCCATCAGACAGGGTTATCTGGAGCGTTCCAATGTGGATGCGGGTCGTACAATGATGGATATGATGAATGTGATTCGCAGCTATGAGGCGAATCAGAAAGTGCTGAGTGCCTATGATACAACACTGCAGAAGCTGGCTGAAGTGGCACGAGTATAA
- a CDS encoding winged helix-turn-helix domain-containing protein, giving the protein MLEYLITSKTRVKLLLKFFLNPEMRAYLRSLAEEFGESTNAVRVELNRLTEAGLLESENEGRTKLYQANRKHALFDELHSIVKKYIGIDCVIEEVLRKLGNVELALIIGDYARGIDSGVIELVLAGEIDTEYLTALVKKAESLINRHIHVHISTLPDVRHTYLKCMKDKILIIWDQTREG; this is encoded by the coding sequence TTGTTAGAGTATCTAATCACATCAAAGACGCGTGTTAAGCTATTATTAAAATTTTTCTTAAACCCAGAGATGCGGGCTTACTTGCGTTCGCTTGCAGAAGAGTTTGGCGAGTCAACGAATGCTGTGCGTGTGGAGTTGAATCGTTTGACAGAAGCGGGATTGCTAGAATCAGAGAATGAAGGGCGAACTAAACTGTATCAAGCTAACCGCAAGCATGCATTATTTGATGAGTTACATAGTATTGTCAAGAAGTACATAGGGATTGACTGTGTGATTGAAGAGGTATTACGGAAGCTTGGAAATGTCGAGTTGGCATTAATTATCGGTGATTATGCACGTGGCATTGATTCAGGCGTTATTGAGTTAGTGCTTGCGGGCGAAATTGATACAGAATATTTAACAGCGTTAGTAAAAAAGGCAGAGAGTTTAATTAATCGGCACATTCATGTGCATATATCGACACTCCCTGACGTGAGGCACACATATTTGAAGTGTATGAAAGACAAAATACTTATTATTTGGGATCAGACAAGAGAGGGCTAG
- a CDS encoding flagellar hook-basal body protein, with amino-acid sequence MNHAMINSASGVRAMQLRVDTIANNLANSDTVGFKSSDTTFAAMLTRNLNNQPYTEYEQGRQTPYGIRPGFGAKEALQVVDYKQGAMKQTDSPTDLFLQGEEAFFRVQRAGVNGRPNETYFTRAGNFSTLPTANGQLALLTAQGDAVMDTAGRPVQIPSNATNFTVNKDGQIVYRLNGVETQGQRIGIYTVQNLNILNPAGENYYRIPVEQIGGNAQWTDYARLANGGATLPDGVGIQQKALEASNVDLRKEMTMLIEAQRSLQFNARAISYNDQMSDITNRIYKG; translated from the coding sequence ATGAATCACGCGATGATCAATTCTGCATCCGGCGTGCGGGCGATGCAACTGCGCGTCGATACGATTGCGAACAATCTGGCGAATTCAGATACGGTGGGCTTCAAGTCGAGTGATACCACGTTCGCTGCGATGTTGACACGTAATTTGAATAATCAGCCGTATACAGAGTATGAGCAGGGGCGTCAGACCCCGTACGGAATTCGTCCTGGATTTGGTGCCAAAGAAGCGCTTCAGGTTGTGGATTATAAACAGGGCGCGATGAAGCAGACGGATTCTCCGACAGATTTGTTTCTACAGGGAGAAGAAGCGTTTTTCCGTGTGCAGCGAGCTGGTGTAAACGGGCGTCCGAATGAGACATATTTTACGAGAGCAGGTAATTTCTCGACGCTGCCGACAGCGAATGGGCAGCTTGCTCTGCTGACGGCTCAGGGAGATGCTGTAATGGATACAGCGGGTCGGCCAGTTCAGATCCCGTCTAATGCCACTAACTTTACAGTGAATAAAGATGGACAGATTGTATATCGATTGAATGGTGTGGAGACACAAGGTCAGCGTATCGGCATTTATACGGTCCAGAACTTGAATATTTTGAATCCGGCTGGTGAAAATTACTACCGTATACCGGTTGAGCAAATAGGTGGCAATGCACAGTGGACAGATTATGCTCGATTGGCGAACGGTGGGGCCACCCTGCCAGATGGTGTAGGGATTCAGCAGAAAGCGTTGGAAGCTTCTAATGTCGATCTACGCAAAGAGATGACGATGCTGATTGAAGCACAGCGCAGCTTACAGTTTAATGCCCGGGCCATTTCTTACAATGACCAAATGTCAGATATTACAAATCGGATTTATAAGGGTTGA
- a CDS encoding VanZ family protein, with amino-acid sequence MRKRWIVVGVAVMIAVIFVSSSIPYDKQNIQPLLARLVNQDLVTRWFGWVNFMYGTREISIAHVGVPAFLEFFIRKAAHLISYAFLGYLVSRLLGVVRVYGWKNVLCAIGLAVLYAASDEIHQMFTPHRQGTPIDVCLDACGAAVGVWLAWKRVNHR; translated from the coding sequence ATGAGAAAACGATGGATTGTAGTGGGGGTGGCGGTGATGATTGCTGTTATTTTTGTGTCATCGTCTATTCCGTATGATAAGCAAAACATTCAACCGCTGCTGGCACGCTTAGTGAATCAAGATCTGGTGACGCGCTGGTTTGGCTGGGTGAATTTTATGTATGGAACGAGAGAGATTAGTATTGCGCATGTAGGGGTTCCGGCTTTTTTGGAGTTTTTTATCCGCAAGGCGGCACATCTGATCTCGTATGCGTTTCTTGGTTATCTGGTCAGTCGTTTGCTGGGAGTGGTACGAGTATACGGATGGAAGAATGTGCTCTGTGCGATTGGGCTAGCTGTCCTGTATGCGGCATCGGATGAGATTCACCAGATGTTTACCCCTCATCGTCAGGGGACGCCGATTGATGTGTGTCTGGATGCGTGTGGGGCGGCTGTTGGGGTGTGGCTGGCATGGAAGCGGGTAAATCACAGGTAG
- the spoIIID gene encoding sporulation transcriptional regulator SpoIIID: MHDYIKERTMKIGHYIVETRNTVRKIAKEFGVSKSTVHKDLTERLPEINPELANEVKEILEYHKSVRHLRGGEATKIKYKRKSRSYRKEEAEELA, translated from the coding sequence GTGCACGATTACATCAAGGAGCGAACGATGAAAATCGGTCACTACATTGTCGAAACCCGCAATACCGTTCGCAAGATTGCCAAAGAGTTTGGCGTGTCGAAAAGCACGGTGCACAAAGACTTAACAGAACGACTCCCGGAAATTAATCCTGAGCTGGCTAACGAAGTGAAAGAAATCCTCGAATATCATAAGTCTGTTCGTCACCTGCGCGGAGGAGAAGCAACGAAGATCAAGTACAAACGTAAAAGCAGAAGCTATCGGAAGGAGGAAGCAGAAGAATTGGCATGA